In Halanaeroarchaeum sp. HSR-CO, one DNA window encodes the following:
- a CDS encoding DUF5518 domain-containing protein, giving the protein MARDDTLLNALIGAIVSVVLAFLPFSTVLGGGVAGYLQGGDRSEGLRIGAYAGAIAAIPLLIGMVLFGGIFFLGALFEPSAALGFVFVFFALGVGLVYTVGLSAIGGYLGAYIAEEYR; this is encoded by the coding sequence ATGGCACGAGACGACACCCTCCTCAACGCCCTGATCGGTGCCATCGTCAGCGTGGTCCTCGCCTTCCTGCCCTTCTCGACCGTCCTCGGTGGCGGTGTCGCGGGCTATCTCCAGGGTGGGGACCGCTCGGAAGGACTCCGGATCGGCGCGTACGCCGGTGCCATCGCGGCGATACCGTTGCTCATCGGGATGGTACTCTTCGGCGGTATCTTCTTCCTCGGCGCCCTCTTCGAACCGAGCGCCGCCCTCGGGTTCGTGTTCGTCTTCTTCGCTCTGGGGGTCGGCCTGGTGTACACCGTAGGATTGAGTGCGATCGGCGGCTATCTGGGCGCGTACATCGCAGAAGAGTACCGTTAG
- a CDS encoding response regulator — MSDTKDTVLLVDDETNITALFEAWLEGSYEVRTANSGAEALEQLDDSVDVALLDRRMPNLSGDELLQEMRERGFGIRVAMVTAIDPDFDVLEMGFDDYLTKPVSREDLEAIVDDLLNRKQYDEDVQHYYSLAAKKAALETSKPASELTESEEYETLLEELDAVEEQMDEQLTVDEDFISAFKNL, encoded by the coding sequence ATGTCCGATACGAAGGACACCGTGCTGCTCGTCGACGACGAGACCAACATCACCGCGCTGTTCGAGGCGTGGCTCGAGGGCAGTTACGAGGTTCGAACGGCCAACTCGGGGGCAGAGGCGCTCGAACAACTGGACGATTCGGTCGACGTGGCCCTCCTCGACAGGCGGATGCCCAACCTCTCCGGCGACGAACTCCTCCAGGAGATGCGAGAGCGGGGATTCGGGATCCGGGTGGCGATGGTGACTGCGATCGATCCCGACTTCGACGTCCTCGAGATGGGCTTCGACGACTACCTCACGAAACCGGTGTCGCGCGAGGACCTCGAGGCCATCGTCGACGACCTCCTGAACCGGAAACAGTACGACGAAGACGTTCAGCACTACTACTCGCTCGCCGCGAAGAAGGCGGCTCTCGAGACGTCGAAACCCGCCTCCGAACTCACGGAGAGCGAGGAGTACGAAACGCTCCTCGAGGAACTCGACGCGGTCGAAGAGCAGATGGACGAGCAGTTGACCGTCGACGAGGACTTCATCTCGGCGTTCAAGAACCTCTAA
- a CDS encoding amino acid-binding protein: protein MDDEPGGPRQAHTVRLELTDEPGELLRALEPIADRGGNLLSIFHERGSLTPRGRIPVEIDLEATAHQFETIIDALRDQGVNVIQAGTERYAEEVTLLLVGHLIDTDLSDTIERIEENAHVSVIDLSLSGEVGTDHVSTARIRLATEAGRIEDAIGNVRGVAAAKDLRVIEPLVGEA from the coding sequence ATGGACGACGAACCCGGAGGGCCACGGCAGGCCCACACGGTCCGGCTCGAACTCACCGACGAGCCGGGCGAACTCCTGCGGGCGCTCGAACCGATCGCCGACCGAGGGGGGAACCTGCTCAGCATCTTCCACGAGCGCGGATCGCTCACGCCACGGGGACGGATTCCCGTCGAGATCGACCTGGAGGCGACAGCTCACCAGTTCGAGACGATCATCGACGCACTCCGCGACCAGGGGGTCAACGTCATCCAGGCGGGTACTGAACGCTACGCCGAGGAGGTGACGCTTCTCCTGGTCGGCCACCTCATCGATACGGACCTCTCCGACACCATCGAGCGCATCGAGGAGAACGCCCACGTCTCGGTGATCGACCTCTCCCTGTCGGGCGAGGTGGGAACCGACCACGTGAGTACTGCCCGGATTCGACTCGCCACCGAGGCCGGCCGGATCGAGGATGCCATCGGGAACGTCCGGGGGGTCGCTGCCGCGAAGGACCTTCGGGTCATCGAACCGCTCGTGGGGGAGGCCTGA
- a CDS encoding homoserine dehydrogenase — protein MRLAIMGAGAVGRSVAELAPEYGHDVVGIADSGGSVVDENGLSIGDVFATKDETGTVGTADSAAVLQADYDVLVEATPTTLGDAEPGFGNLVTALDRDRHVVLANKGPVAERYDEVMALAAESAGEVRFEATVGGAIPAIATIEGVGPSRVTAVRGVLNGTANFILTRMAKEGLSYEHVLAEAQDLGVAEADPSFDVEGTDAALKGVIVANVLDGGDYTLEDATVEGITELPTSALDLAAEDGRTVRLIVEVTDDGVHVGPRLVPEHDTLAVSGTMNIVQLETEHAGRLNISGRGAGGPETASAVLADVDRLD, from the coding sequence ATGCGGCTCGCAATCATGGGTGCCGGCGCGGTCGGCCGCTCGGTCGCCGAACTCGCCCCCGAGTACGGTCACGACGTCGTCGGCATCGCCGACTCCGGTGGTAGCGTGGTCGACGAGAACGGACTCTCCATCGGCGACGTCTTCGCGACCAAAGACGAGACCGGAACGGTCGGGACGGCCGATTCTGCAGCCGTCCTCCAGGCCGATTACGACGTGCTGGTCGAGGCGACGCCGACGACCCTCGGCGACGCCGAGCCAGGCTTTGGCAACCTCGTCACTGCACTCGACCGTGATCGGCACGTCGTCCTCGCCAACAAGGGCCCCGTCGCCGAACGGTACGACGAGGTGATGGCTCTCGCCGCCGAGTCGGCGGGCGAGGTCCGATTCGAGGCGACGGTCGGCGGTGCCATTCCAGCCATTGCCACCATCGAAGGTGTCGGCCCGTCACGGGTGACCGCGGTTCGGGGCGTCCTGAATGGAACCGCGAACTTCATCCTCACGCGCATGGCGAAGGAGGGGCTCTCCTACGAACACGTTCTCGCGGAGGCCCAGGACCTCGGCGTGGCGGAGGCCGATCCGTCCTTCGACGTCGAGGGGACCGATGCCGCACTCAAGGGAGTCATCGTGGCGAACGTCCTCGACGGCGGCGATTACACGCTGGAGGACGCGACGGTCGAGGGCATCACCGAGTTGCCGACGAGTGCGCTCGATTTGGCTGCGGAGGACGGGCGCACCGTTCGCCTCATCGTCGAGGTCACCGATGACGGCGTCCACGTCGGCCCCCGTCTCGTCCCCGAACACGACACCCTGGCCGTCTCTGGAACGATGAACATCGTCCAGCTCGAGACCGAACACGCTGGCCGCCTCAACATCAGCGGTCGAGGGGCCGGCGGGCCCGAGACGGCGAGCGCCGTGCTTGCCGACGTCGACCGCCTGGACTGA